The stretch of DNA GTCATTTGTCAAGACTCGAACGTAAAGGGCTTTTGATTAAAGATGCAACTAAACCTCGAGCTCTTGAAATCACTGCTGAAGGTAAGAAAGTTTTAGGCATTAAGCCTACTGAAATTCCGATTGTTGGCGTAGTTACGGCCGGACAACCAATCTTAGCTGTTGAAGATATTGAAGATTATTTCCCTCTACCACCAGATTTAGCCAACGATGCTGGTGACCTCTTCATGTTAAAAGTACACGGCGAAAGTATGATTAATGCTGGTATTTTAAGCGGTGATAATGTTATTGTGCGCAAGCAAAGCTCTGCTATCAACGGTGAGATCGTGGTGGCAATGACTGAAGAAAATGAAGCTACTGTCAAGCGCTTTTATAAAGAGAAAGACCATTACCGCTTGCAACCAGAAAACGATATGATGTCCCCAATCATTCTTAATCGCGTGCAAGTCCTCGGTAAAGTTGTAGGTCTTTATCGAAATAATATTAATTAAACCTATAATTGACTAGAGCTTAACTAAGCTCTAGTCTTTTTTAATATTTACGTATGGTTTTAAAGCGAGCCAATCCTGCTTAATATCTTCTGTCAATTTTCGATTATAAAAAATTGCAGCCGGATGATATTGAAATGCAACTGTATACTTTTCATGCGACCATTCGTACCCTGTTTCCTGCTGATTTAACTGCAAAATCGGAGTATTTTTTATTATTTGGCCATGTTCCTTAGAAATACTGTGCCCCGCACCTAACAGACGCTCAATTGCTGTGCCACCAACTGTGACGATAACTTTAGGCTGCGCATAAGCAACTTCATAATCAAAAAAGGGCGCATGGGCTAACATTTCTTTTTTAGTCGGTTTACGGTTAGGATGCTTGATAACTTCCTTATTTTCCTTTTTACTAAATACCTTTTTAGTTGTGTAAGGGCGACTACGCACAACACTAGTAATATAAACATCATCTCGTCCAAGTCCAATTAAAGCCAGCGATTTCATTAATTCCTTACCTGAACTACCATGAAACGGGACATGGGAAACAATTTCATCTCGACCCGGAGCTTCTCCAACAATCATTAGTGCTGGATGTTTAGGTCCCGCACCTTCATTTAATCCCTCCAACTTCATTCCTTGCGACCGAAGCTGTACTTTTTCTATTAACCATTTTGGATACTTCATCACGTATTATCGCTTTCATTTCAAGACATTTGAGACTTTCCACATCTACTAGACAATCTTATTTCACAAACTTTTTGATAATAATTTCATGCTATCGCTTATATATCAACCTTTATATTTTTGATTGTGAATTTTTATAGAGTTTCACATTAGTTCCACGACAGTAATTTTCACAAGCATTATGCTAGATTTTAAACAAAATTTGTGCTCCTAATTGCAAAGCTATATCGTGTGCCTCCCTACCCCAGCCGCGGTCCTCATGCTTTTCTAAATCACTTAAAGAGTCCGCCGTAAACAGGATTTGCGCAAAATCTACCTGGCGAAAGTTTGCGCACGCGGCTAAGGCTGCACATTCCATTTCAACGCAAGAAGCACCCAACTCCTTAAACTGCTTAACTTTAGCTGGCGTCTCGCGGAAAAAACCATCGGTTGTCCAAGTGGTAACTTCTTTTACTTTAAAATTATTCTGCTGCATTAGCTTTTCTACTCGTCGTAAATAAGGACTTTCTAAGCTAATAAAATTATCTGCTGACGCGTAATGAAATGACGTTCCTTCATCACGAATTGCCCTAATTGGCACCAAAAAATAATTTTCCGGCAAATTAACCAGTACGCCAGCAGAACCAATGGCAATAACCTGCCTTACACCATAACCGATTAACCAATCAAGCAATTCCACAGCTGCCGCAGCACCAATCTTTGCCTGACAAAAGGTGATTTTTTCATTTTCTAGCTGCACCTCATAAATTTTGGTTGGACCCTCAAAGCACTCAAATACACCAATTTCTTGATGCTCGTACCCTACCAAAAATTCAGCAATTGCCTCAGAAGTAATAAAGGCAAATAATAATTTCTTAGGAAAATGATAATCAAGCTCAGTGCGCTCATGGTTGGGATCTAGCACGGCGCTAGGACTTGGATCAAATTGCATTAAAAACGGTTCACTCATTTTATCACTCTCCAATTATAGAAACATATTTTTATCGTACCACAAGTAACAAAAAAAGAACCATCTTTTTAAAAGATGGTTCTTTTTTAATGGTAAAGTGCGAATTAACGACGCTTTTCTGCGATTCTTGCAGACTTACCATGACGTTCACGTAAGTAGTAAAGCTTAGCACGACGTACACGACCATGACGCAATACTTCAACCTTAGCTACACGTGGGTCGTTAACTGGGAAAGTACGTTCAACACCAACACCAGAAGCAATCTTACGAATAGTGTAAGTTGCAGCAATGCCAGTACCCTTTCTCTTAATTACGACACCTTCGAACATCTGAATACGTTCATGAGTACCTTCAACAACGCGAACGTGAGCACGAACAGTGTCACCAGCGCGGAAGTCAGGAATATCATCACGTAATTGTTCTTTAGTCAATTCTTGAATTAATGGATCCATATTTTCTCCTTCTGCGGCGTTCATCAGCGCTACCTGCGTCAGCGGAACACCCATAACTCTTAGTGTAGCTGTAATAGCTGCACTTGGAATAGTTTAACAAACTTAATTTATTAAATCAAGTCTTGTCTTCTTCTTTAAATTCTGCAAGCCAATCTCGTTCTTCCGAGCTTAAATCATAATTTTCCAGCATATCTGGACGTGCCTGATAAGTTACTCTTAATGCTTCTTTATGGCGCCACTCAGCAATTTTTTGATGATTACCTGATGTCAGAACCTCAGGAACCTCTAATCCCGCAAAGTTTTCCGGCCGTGTATATTGTGGATATTCAAGCAAGCCGTGTGAAAAACTTTCTTCAACTGGCGAAGCAGCATTACCCAAAATTCCCGGTAATAACCGTACAGTAGCATCAATCATACTCATTGTTGGTAATTCACCACCAGTTAAGACATAATCACCAATTGACACTGTCTCATCAGCCAAATCGTAAATCCGTTGGTCAAAGCCTTCATAATGACCACAAATAAAAGTCAAATTTTCTTCTTTAGACCATTTTTGCGCCATTTGCTGGTTAAAGGTCTGACCTTGCGGGGCAGTAATAATTACTTTACCTTTATTGGTTAACGAATCCAATGCTTTTTTAATCGGCATAATCTGCAAAACCATCCCGGCACCACCACCATAAGGCGTATCGTCAACATGATGATGGCTATCACTAGTAAAATCGCGAAAGTTAACCAGATTAAGCTGCCACTTGTTATCTTCTAGTCCCCGTCCTAGCATTGAAGTTTTTAGCGGTACGAACATATCAGGAAAGAGTGTTAAAACATTAATCTTCATCGCGTAACCCCGCCATTAATTCAACATAAATCTGCTTGGCTGGAACATCAATTTTCTTAACTACATCATCAATATAGGGAATTAAATATTCATTGCCTGATTCCTCTGTTATCTGCCAGACATCATTAGCTCCAGGAGATGCAATCTCTGTCACCTTACCCAAATTTGCGCCAGTTAAATTATCGATCACTGTACAGCCTAAAATGTCACGATAATAATAAGTGCCAGCTGGCAAATCATGCTGCTCATCTTCACTTATAACCAAGGTCTGACCCTTTAATTGCTCTGCCTGATCAATATCGCTAACTTCTGCGAATTGAATAAGCCAGCCTTTTTTGAAAGGACGACCATTTACCACCGTTAAAACACGTTTGTTATCTTCTTTGAGAGTTAATTTACTGCCAGGAGCAAACCGTTCTTCAGGGAAATCAGTTACTAGGACAACGTTAACTTCACCCTTTAAGCCGTGTGTTGCCACAATATGTGCTACATCATAAAAGTGCATGTATTCTCCTAAATCCAAGTAAGAAAAAAGTTTGAAGTATTATACTCCAAACCTCTAACTACAAATTCATTATTTGCTTTGTTTTGCTTCGTGCAACTTCTTCATCAAGCCAGCACCTGAAAGAAGTGATCTAACAGTATCTGAAGGTTGTGCACCCTTTTGCAGCCATTCAAAAATCTTGTCTTCATCAAGCTTTAATTCCTTTGGGACTGCAACTGGGTTGTAGTAACCAACTTCTTCGATGAAACGACCATCGCGTGGCATTCTTGAGTCTGCAACAACGATTCTGTAAAATGGGTTTCTCTTAGCACCCATCCGGCGCATGCGAATTTTTACTGACATAAATAATATCCTCCTAAAACTTAACGATTACTAATATAGCATCTTTTGCCGCAGGTGTAAAGTGTTTTTACTTAACAGGTAATTATGAATGATACCGTTTGATCTTCATGCGCTTTTTCTTGTTCTTTTTAAACTTTTTACCCATTCGCCGCATTGCCATCTTGGCCATTGGTGAGTCCATTCCGGGCAAATTACTCATGCCCTTAAAATTACCTTTGGTAATCTTACTCATCATCTCGCGGGCCTGCTTAAATTGCTTAATCATACGATTAACTTCAACCACTGGTCGACCAGAGCCTGAGGCAATTCTTCTTCGCCGACTTGGATTAAGTAATTCTGGATCTTCACGTTCAGCCTCTGTCATTGAAGACACAATGGCTTTGACATGCAAAATTTGCTTTTTATCAATATTGATATTCTTTAATTGCGGATTATTAGCAAGTCCTGGAATCATTTTCATGACTTGGTCAAGTGGTCCCATCTTTTCAACTTGGTCAAGTTGATCAACAAAGTCGTTAAAATCAAAGGTATTTTCCTTCATCTTTTCGGCAACTTGTTCGGCCTTTTTGGCATCATAATCTTGCTGAGCCTTTTCAATCAAAGTCAGCATATCACCCATGCCCAAAATCCGCGAAGCCATCCGGTCTGGATGGAACTGTTCTAAGTCTGTCAACTTTTCGCCTTGACCAGTAAAGATAATCGGCTTACCTGTAACTGCCCTAATCGACAGTGCCGCACCACCACGGGTATCACCATCAAGCTTAGTTAAAATAATTCCGGTAATATCTAAGCGACTATCAAAGCCCTTAGCGACATCAGTTGCAGCTTGACCGGTCATCGCGTCAACGACTAACAAGATGTTGTCTGGCTGTGACACCTGCTTAACCTGCTCAAGTTCTTCCATTAACGGTTCGTCAATTTCCAGACGACCAGCCGTATCAATAATTACGTAGTCATTTTTATTGGCATCAGCTTGTTTTAACCCATTTTGCACAATTTGGGCAACGTCTGACTGGTCTTTTTCACTATAAACGGGAACCTTCAATTCGGCACCGATTTGTTCAAGCTGGGCAATTGCGGCCGGACGATAAATATCGCCGGCAATTAACAGCGGCCGAGCTTTTTCTTTTTGCATCAACCGATTAGCTAACTTACCAACGGTGGTTGTCTTACCAGTACCTTGCAGACCGACCATCATAATAATAGTTGGAATATGCTTGGACTTATTCAGACCGACAGCACTCTCACCCATCATCTTGGTTAACTCATCATTAACAATTTTAATGACCTGTTGGCCCGGATTTAAACTTTCCTGGACCTCCTTACCTAAGGCCTCTTCCTTGATTTTTTTAATAAAATCTTTAACAACCTTAAAGTTAACGTCGGCTTCAAGCAATGCTAGCCGAATTTCACGGCTGGCATTATTAATGTCTTCTTCAGAAATTTTGCCCTTGCCAGTTAAATTCCGCAACGCTTTTTGAATTCGTTCACTTAAATTTTCAAAAGCCATTGAGTCATTCTCCCCTCATTTTTCCTAATAATTGCTTAATTTTAATTAATGCTTCTTCATGCTGATCCTGGGCGACTGCATCAGCAATTGCCACTAACTTTTGCTCTATTTCATTATAGTCTTTATGCATGTGCAGTTTTGCTTCATAATTGGTTAAAAGTTTTCGGCAGCGGCGCAGATTATCATAGACTGCCTGCCGTGACACATTGTGGTTAGCAGCAATTTCGCCCAAAGAAAGATCATCATAATAATAATCTTCAAAATAACTTTGCTGACCCTTAGTTAGGAGCTGACCATAATATGCGTATAAATCGCCCAATAATTCATTTTTAACGAGTTCGTCCATTACTTTCACCTTGAACCAGTATAGCAAAAAAGCGATGATTTGACGATTGCCAGCAGCAACTCTTAGCAAATTTTATTGATTTTGGATAAAAAAGCATTTGCGATTATCTGACCGTTTTCTTATGATAATTAAACTTGCACAGTTA from Lactobacillus sp. ESL0785 encodes:
- the trmD gene encoding tRNA (guanosine(37)-N1)-methyltransferase TrmD, which codes for MKINVLTLFPDMFVPLKTSMLGRGLEDNKWQLNLVNFRDFTSDSHHHVDDTPYGGGAGMVLQIMPIKKALDSLTNKGKVIITAPQGQTFNQQMAQKWSKEENLTFICGHYEGFDQRIYDLADETVSIGDYVLTGGELPTMSMIDATVRLLPGILGNAASPVEESFSHGLLEYPQYTRPENFAGLEVPEVLTSGNHQKIAEWRHKEALRVTYQARPDMLENYDLSSEERDWLAEFKEEDKT
- the ylxM gene encoding YlxM family DNA-binding protein encodes the protein MDELVKNELLGDLYAYYGQLLTKGQQSYFEDYYYDDLSLGEIAANHNVSRQAVYDNLRRCRKLLTNYEAKLHMHKDYNEIEQKLVAIADAVAQDQHEEALIKIKQLLGKMRGE
- the ffh gene encoding signal recognition particle protein is translated as MAFENLSERIQKALRNLTGKGKISEEDINNASREIRLALLEADVNFKVVKDFIKKIKEEALGKEVQESLNPGQQVIKIVNDELTKMMGESAVGLNKSKHIPTIIMMVGLQGTGKTTTVGKLANRLMQKEKARPLLIAGDIYRPAAIAQLEQIGAELKVPVYSEKDQSDVAQIVQNGLKQADANKNDYVIIDTAGRLEIDEPLMEELEQVKQVSQPDNILLVVDAMTGQAATDVAKGFDSRLDITGIILTKLDGDTRGGAALSIRAVTGKPIIFTGQGEKLTDLEQFHPDRMASRILGMGDMLTLIEKAQQDYDAKKAEQVAEKMKENTFDFNDFVDQLDQVEKMGPLDQVMKMIPGLANNPQLKNINIDKKQILHVKAIVSSMTEAEREDPELLNPSRRRRIASGSGRPVVEVNRMIKQFKQAREMMSKITKGNFKGMSNLPGMDSPMAKMAMRRMGKKFKKNKKKRMKIKRYHS
- a CDS encoding uracil-DNA glycosylase codes for the protein MKYPKWLIEKVQLRSQGMKLEGLNEGAGPKHPALMIVGEAPGRDEIVSHVPFHGSSGKELMKSLALIGLGRDDVYITSVVRSRPYTTKKVFSKKENKEVIKHPNRKPTKKEMLAHAPFFDYEVAYAQPKVIVTVGGTAIERLLGAGHSISKEHGQIIKNTPILQLNQQETGYEWSHEKYTVAFQYHPAAIFYNRKLTEDIKQDWLALKPYVNIKKD
- a CDS encoding nucleoside phosphorylase; translated protein: MSEPFLMQFDPSPSAVLDPNHERTELDYHFPKKLLFAFITSEAIAEFLVGYEHQEIGVFECFEGPTKIYEVQLENEKITFCQAKIGAAAAVELLDWLIGYGVRQVIAIGSAGVLVNLPENYFLVPIRAIRDEGTSFHYASADNFISLESPYLRRVEKLMQQNNFKVKEVTTWTTDGFFRETPAKVKQFKELGASCVEMECAALAACANFRQVDFAQILFTADSLSDLEKHEDRGWGREAHDIALQLGAQILFKI
- the rimM gene encoding ribosome maturation factor RimM (Essential for efficient processing of 16S rRNA) → MHFYDVAHIVATHGLKGEVNVVLVTDFPEERFAPGSKLTLKEDNKRVLTVVNGRPFKKGWLIQFAEVSDIDQAEQLKGQTLVISEDEQHDLPAGTYYYRDILGCTVIDNLTGANLGKVTEIASPGANDVWQITEESGNEYLIPYIDDVVKKIDVPAKQIYVELMAGLRDED
- the rpsP gene encoding 30S ribosomal protein S16, whose amino-acid sequence is MSVKIRMRRMGAKRNPFYRIVVADSRMPRDGRFIEEVGYYNPVAVPKELKLDEDKIFEWLQKGAQPSDTVRSLLSGAGLMKKLHEAKQSK
- the lexA gene encoding transcriptional repressor LexA — translated: MSLNHDSKQLEILRYIYKTVEDRGFPPTVREICAAVKLSSTSTVHGHLSRLERKGLLIKDATKPRALEITAEGKKVLGIKPTEIPIVGVVTAGQPILAVEDIEDYFPLPPDLANDAGDLFMLKVHGESMINAGILSGDNVIVRKQSSAINGEIVVAMTEENEATVKRFYKEKDHYRLQPENDMMSPIILNRVQVLGKVVGLYRNNIN
- the rplS gene encoding 50S ribosomal protein L19, which translates into the protein MDPLIQELTKEQLRDDIPDFRAGDTVRAHVRVVEGTHERIQMFEGVVIKRKGTGIAATYTIRKIASGVGVERTFPVNDPRVAKVEVLRHGRVRRAKLYYLRERHGKSARIAEKRR